The window AAAAAGGCAATGATTTAACAAATCAAAGCACGAAAAAACAATTAAAAGATACCATCGCGCTATATACAAAAGTCAATGAAGAAAATAAATCATTGAAGGAACAATTGGATAAACTCAATACTTATGGATTTGATATTATCGAAACCGAGAAAAAATTAGCAAAATATCATGTAGTCGAGCGTGAAAATGAAGAGCTTAAAACGCAGTTAATGAATGTAAAAGTTGATTTAGCTGATGCCGTTCTGAACGCTAAGCAAATGGCCAAGGATATTGTGAATAAAGCTAGTGAAGAAGCAAACAAATATCAAACGAGTGTAGAAACAAAGCGTAATTCTGTTACAGAAGAAATTAATGAAATCTACCATGAACTGGATCATTCAAGATTGAAATTAAACAATTTGTTTAATGAAGTTCGTATTCAAGTAGATCAATTAAAGAATGTTGTTGAAGAAAAGAATGATTAAAAAAAGCTTTCCTCCGATTTTTTTGGAGGAAGCTTTTTTTGTGCAATAGCTTCTGCTAGTTAGATTAAATATTATTGACACTATTCATCATATTGTCTAGTACTTTTTTAGAAATTTAAGCATTACAATAGGTATATATCAGAAAAGGAGAGATAGTATGTTATTATATATTCGCTTAACGCGTGCACTAAAAAATTCTGGAGCAGTTACTATACTAGGACTGATACTTTTGTTTTTGGGATGGACAAAAGATACTTATATTAAATGGAATGTAGAATACACACAATATGCTATATTTGGCGGCGGATTCTTAGTTTTAATAGGTATTTACATTTTTATTCGCAATTTTAGTGGTTTATTATCCACTTTTGAAAATCAACAAGCAGATTTTTTATTTCAACATATTGCGCCAGAAGATAAGCGGAAATATTTAGCTGTAGGAGCATTGTATTCAACCCATCTTTATCGAACTATCGAATGTTTGGATAATTTCTTTTTACAAAAAAAAGAAAACATAGATCAAGGAAAAAAGAATATTGAAGAGTATTGGGACATTGTTGATGAGCAGTCAGCGAAAAAACAACTTGATTGGTTGCTATACAGAGGACACCGAAATAATTATGAGGTAATTGATGAAGTAAAATTTATTTTTGCTCAGCTACAGGGACAGACTGCAATGACCAAAGAATTGTCGATACTAGTAAAAAATATAAAAAAAATTACTTACACTTGTCAAAAAAATAACAATGAGTATATTGATGAAACGAACATTTATAAGTGTAGTACTATTAGTGGTTGGGATTACATTCGTGGTGTTAGTGTTGCTAAAAATTGTTATAATTTAGGTTATTTAAATGAAGAAGAAGCGTGGCAGTATATAATCTCGTTTGGTAAAAATGTCAAAAATGAATTTTCTTCTTGGGAAGAACTTGCGATATCATTTTTAATTGGTCGTTATATTTGGTCAGAAGATTGTGAACAGGAAGAGTATGTTAAAAAAATATCAGATTTATTTTCTTTTTATGATGAAAATGAAGAAGATGGGTTTAAAGAAAATATTTGGAAAAAATATTCGATAAGTGAATTATAGAAATAAAATACACTAAGGATACTAGCAACTAAATAAAAAGGATGAAGCACAATCATGAAAGATTGTGCTTCATCCTTTTTTTATCTTTTTTTCTTTTTCTTAGTAAAAATTCTTTTTTTAACAGGTTTAACATCGATTTCGTCATCATCGTCATCGAAGTCGTCGTCGTCAAACTCATCGTCATCGTCATCATCGAAATCGAAATCGTCGTCGTCAAACTCATCGTCATCATTATCATCGAAATCGTCGTCGTCAAACTCATCGTCATCATCATCGAAATCGTCGTCGTCAAACTCATCGTCATCATCATCATCGAAGTCGTCGTCGTCAAACTCGTCATCATCATCATCATCGAAGTCGTCGTCGTCAAACTCATCGTCATCATCATCATCGAAATCGTCGTCGTCAAACTCGTCGTCATCATCATCATCGAAGTCGTCGTCGTCAAACTCATCGTCATCATCATCATCGAAGTCGTCGTCGTCAAACTCATCGTCATCATCATCATCGAAGTCATCGTCGTCAAACTCGTCATTATCATTAGAATCATAAGATAACGCATCTTCATTCGCACTACGTTGATTTAAAAATGAAGCTAGGCAAAGGTATAGACTAGCAACTACAGAAACGAAGGCTAATCCAATCGTAATATAAGAATTTTTCATTAAGATTGATAAAATAAAGAAAGCAACGGTTACAATACTTAACGCAATAGAAGTCCACTTTACTAAAGTATATTGTTTTTCAACAAGTGCATTTTTAATTTCTAGTTTATTGTCTAGTTCAATGGCTTTATTTTCAAGATAAGCAATATCTTCTTGTGTTTTTGTTGCTAAAATATGTTCTTTGCGAGCTAAATTTTCTTCAATACCAGTTTTGAAATTTTTGAATTCTTCTTTATAAACTAAGAAAGCTTCACGTTCAGTTTTTAGTTGGTAACGTTCATCAGCCATTGTATTTTCATGTTTCGCTTTTTCTAAGACAATTTCTTTTTCAGCATTATCTTTAGCAGAAAAGGCATTTGTTTTAGCAATTTTTAACATGTTTTCAGCTTCATTTTTTGTGTTCTCAATTAGTAATTGAGCATCACTACGAGCACTTTCAATCGCTGTTTTCGCTTGTAATTCAGCTTTTTCCTGTTTTTTCTTTGCTTCACCATTCGCACTATTGATAATATTGCTTGCCATTTTCTTAGCATCTTCAATAGATTTAGTATTCGTAGTTTCAGCAATCTCTTTGTTTTTTTCCTGCTCTTGAGCTTGTAGTTCAACCTTTGCTTTAATCTCAGCCAAAAGTTGCTCAGCTTCACGGGAAGCACGATCCATTTTTCCTTCAGCAACTTCTTCAGCTTTTGAAAGAATACCTTTTTCTTTATCAGCAATTTCTTTTTCTAAAATGTTTTGACGTTCTTTATAGAATAAATCTAATTTTTCGATTTTTTCTAAATATTTACGTTCATATTCATCTTCTTGGTGTTGATGTTGTTTTTCGAGTTTTGCTAATTTTTGTTCTTCTTCAAGCGAGAATTGTTTTGCTTCATTAGTACGTTGTTCTTGGAGTGAAGCCATTTTTGTTTGATAAGTATTTTCTAATTCCAGCTCTTTTTCTTTGAAATTTGCTGTTAAATTCGCTTCTTTATCGGCAAAACGTTTCTCTGAATTTTCTTGTTGATCGGTATAAATCCCTTCCAACAATTTTAATTTTTCTTGATAATTATTTTCAATTTCAAGACGTTTTTCTAATGAAAGGTGTTCAATCTCAGCGATTTGATCGTTGAATTGTTTTTGTAATTCTTGGCGATCTGTTTCTTTTTGAGTTTTTAGTTCAGCAACTTGCTCATTATATTTTTCAGTTAATGCTGCGGTTACTTCTTGCTCTAAGTTTTGTTGTTTTTCTAATGTTTCTTGTAGTTTTTTAGTTAGTTCATTTTCTAAAATGGCTTGTTTTTCTGCAGAGTGTTGTGCTTTTTCAGCCATTTCGTTTTCAAAAGCTAGTTGTTTGTTACTAAAAGATGCTTCGAGTTTTTCTAAGCGATCCTGATGTTCTACTTCTAATTCTTTCTTTTTCATTTCCACTTCTTGGCTGCTTACTAAATTAGTTCTTTGTGCAGGTGGTGTTTGTGGAGTGATTTGGAAAGGGGTGATAGCTCTTCTAGCAATCGGCTCACGTTGTTGTTTAACGGGTGAGTCACTAGTTTTTATAGAAGACCCAACTACGGGGCTTTCAGATTTTATTTGATTAAATACTAAGTCACTTTTAAATGGATCATCATTTTTAGAAGTATCGTTTGAGGATGCTGGAATCACTAATTCATCTGATTGCAAAGCATCGATCAACGCATTTTTTTTGTCTAAAAAATTATGAAGTTTCATCTGTGTACTCCTCTTCTTGTTTTAATAGTGGATTTATTTGTTTTAAGTACTAATATCGCTCATAACTAATTTTCAAAATAATGACTGAAGCTACTACCTCCAGAAAATGGCTGTAGCTTCAGTCACTGGTTTTTTAGTCTATAGAATACGATTGAAATCCATTGTTCCATCGTTTTCTGTAGACTCTTCTTGTTTTACATCTTTGTAAAAGTCAGAAAAATTATTTTTCATTAATTCTCCATAAATTGGTTTAATGAAACTTGTAAATTGTTCATTCGATGTAAATTGATCTTGGAAAGCTTTAATTGTATAAGATAAGCAATTATCCCATTTAGCAGATTTAGAGAAGATAAGGTTTGTTTTATTTCCTTTTAATAAATCTTCAATATAAGGTTGCAACAATAAGCTACCGCCACCAGTGAAAATAATATGTTGACCACGAGCATTGATGTTGTATCCGCGAACAGCTAATTCATCCATAATCTCTTTTTTAACAAAAGATTGAACAACGTTCGTGATAAAACTTGTTGAATCTGCAAATCCTTCAATAGCACCAATATCTGTGATTTTTCCTTCTAAAATTGCTTTGTTGTAATCAATTCCACGGAAGTTAACATTTGGATTTTCAATAGCACGGCGAAGCTCAGCTTCAAGAGCGCGTTCTAAGAAATTCACACCTGCAACATCAATAGAGAAAGCTGTTTTTGCATTGCCTTTATTATCAAATTCACGGAAGTTAACATTTTGTCCGCCGATATCTAATACATAAAGTGAATAATAATCATCAACTTCAGTCATTCTAGGTAACATAGCTTGTCCTTCAGGTAACACAATCACATTCATTAATTGGAATGAAACTGGTTCGCCGTTTTGAGCAAACTCAATGTGGCCATTTTTGTCTCCAAAAATTAAGTTCTGATAATCTTCTCTGCGGAAATTGTTTTGGAAGTCAGTCGATGGGTAACCTAAAACTAATAGAATTTCCTCGTCTGGTTCTGTTACATAATCAGCGATAGTTGCATAGATACATAATTTATGATGAAGTGTATTTTTAGTTAGTTCAGTGTTGTAAGTTGTGTCAACACCTTCACCGATCATATAATAATCACCATCTAATTCCATGCGATATTGACGTAATGAGCTATCTTCTTCTAAAAAGCGCTCCTCGATAACTTCTCTTGTTTTTGATGGAAATGAATTAACTAATTCTAAATTTCCATTATCTGAAAAACAAAAGCTTTTTACTTCATTTTTACCTGGATCAATTACAACTATTTTCATATTATTCTCCTTTTTTCTCTATCTAGATTTTTCGAGATAGTTAACACTCGTTCTATAATTTGGTTAAATTAGCGCAATTATACACTTAGGTTTATGGTCGCATTTTAATGTCTTGAAGTCAATGGGTTTCCTTAAAAAAAACGGATTATTGGTGTTCATTTTTACTGAGATTGAGGAAAAAAAAAAAGACGGATTAAATTGAATATTTTTAACTTAAAAATGCTGGTTTCAACCTGAATTTATGAAAATATATTGGAGAAATAGTCAGAAAAGAGAGAAGGATTGAGTTTAAATAAAATAAAAAAATGCTGAATAATTGAAAAAAATAAGAAAATTCTAAAAAAAGAGGAGATTTTATTGAGAAATTAGTCGATATAATGGATTGTATTTTCAGTTAAGACAAAATATTATGAAATTATAAAAAATGTAAAGTATTGATAATGAGTGTTATTGAAGATAAAATGAAGAAAATAAATAAAGACATAGAATGATATCATTTATTTTAATACACGAGAAAAATACAAGGAGGGTAGAGATTATGTCGAGAATAGAAGATTATTGGGATGATCGGATAATATATAATGTTGTTTATGTAGCAGCTAATGCAGAAAAACCATGTAAAGAAGAGATAATAGAATTTCAAAAATCATTAATTTTTCCAGCAGAAGTTCCAGAGGAAGTTGTTAGAAAGCTGATTTTGAATTATTTTGATAACATTATTCGTATTACGATTTTGGACGAAGTATCAGAAGGGTTAGGACTAAAAATTAACTAGCCAATAAAAACGCATGAATTCATGGTGAATAGCATACGTTTCTATATAGGATAGGCTTTATTTAATTAGACGGTTGAGCTCTCTGACTTTTTTTTGATTGACTTTTTTTGCATATACATAAAACACCATCGTGTGAAGGACCAGCTCTAAAAGAAACATTGGAAAGATAAAAGGGACGATCAGCTCAAACATATAGTCTGAAAACAGTTTGACTACTACGAATCCTCCGATTAAATTAAAGCTAGAGCTGAGTAAAATATTCCAATAAAAAGCTAAAGTGAAGTGGTTCCACAATAGGTTGTAAAGAACACCAAATAATAAGCCTGTAATTCCTGCAATTCCAATAAAATGCCAGAATGTCATTTGTGTAGTCTTTTGATTGCTGAAGAAAAGAGTGGAGAGCAAAGTCACCCAAATTAAGGTAATTGTGAATGTTTGAAAAAATCCTAGTTTTAAATTATGAATCATCGTAAATGCCTCCTAAAGTTTTTAAGATAATGTCGACTAACAAAATAACGTGTTTGATTGTTCAAAATAAGTTCAATTTTTGCATTGCCACATGAGTGGAATTCTTTAATAAAATTTTTATTGATAATAGTGTGATTATTAATTTTTAGAAAAGCATCAGAGGTATTTGTTTCTTCAATTTGTTTTAAACGGCTAGCTAATAGGAACGTTTCACCAGTTTCAGTACTAACATTACACATTCGACCCTCTGATTCAATGGCGATGATTTGTGATTGATTCACTTGTACTTTTCGATTATTTTTCACATTGATTAGAACCATTTTCGTTTCGCTCTGTTTTAAGATATCTTCGATGTTTGGCCAATTTTTTTGTTCGGCAGGATGCGTGTTGATTTCAATGGTGTGTTGTGGCAGCTTAGAATTGACTTTAAATAGTAGCTTCAATGGGTTAATTCCTCCTCTCAAAATCAATAATACGTAATCGGCTTTACAGATACAATGATTCTTTCGTAAGTTGCACTTTTTTGTCGTTTTGTTGCAAAAAAAGTCATTTAATTAGGAAATGACCTAATTAAATGACTTTTTTTAAATTATTTGTGATAATTTTGATTAGGTCTGGTAAAAATAACAAAAGACCTGTAAGGAATGGTAGAACATAGGCAAAAAAACGATAGAATATCAACCAAACGATAACGACTTCTTTTCCTGTACCAAGACTTGTTAATCCGTAAAGAACAAATAAATCAAACGTACCTAATCCCCCAGGAACTAAGGAAAACATTCCGATAGCAGAACCAACTACAAAAATGATAAATAATTTCAATAGGCTAACATTCGTATTCAGTAAGTGACCAATTAAAGCAAAGGCTCCAAAAGAGAACCACCATCCAAAGCTTGAAGCGCCGAATAAAATCCATTGTTGTTTTGCTGAAAAATTAGTGAACAAGTTTTTAGCGCGCCACCTAGTAGTTATATATAAGCTAGGAAAAAGTAACGAACCAAGTAAAACAAGTGGCCAATACTTAGTTAAAGATGGGAATTCATTTGGAATGAATAAAAATAAACAGGTTAAAAAACATTGTAGACAAAAGCCTGAAATTAAAAATAATTCTATTTTTGAGACAGCCAGAGCAGTCTCTTTTTTATTTGTGCTTTTTCCATAAAAATACATGCGCAAAGGTGCACTAACTAACCCCCCAATCCCTGCAATATTAGCAAAGGTATTCGTAATCCAACCAGATATCAAAATATAACGTTTAGAGAAAAAGCCTGGTACGAGCTGAACAATAACAAAGTCTGATCCAATCATAGGTAGGAGTGAGAGTATTCCGGTGATCGTCATGAGCAGAATAGATTGCCAACTTTGAGAATTTAAACTTTTTTTCAAAAGAGATATTTTTAAATCAGCAAGAATGGACCGTGTTTCATAGCAAACAAAAGTAAGGATGAGTACAATAAAAATAACTTTAAACCAAGTCTCATATTTTTTAAACCAACTGAATAAAGCATGTAGTTTTAATTTCATAACTATCCTCCATGTGTATCTTGCTATTAGTTTAATAGTAAGGTTAGAGAATGTAAAAGAATAGCCTTTATTCAGCTTTGTTTTTTTGATAATGAGAAATGTCGCTGTAGAGTGTCACGTTGTTAGTGTGATCGGAGCTTATTTCAACACAACTCAGGCTAGTTGGAAGAATGTCTCCATTCTTCCAGAGATCCATCAGAGGTTGCTCTAGAAAATGAGCTAATAAAACTTTAATGGTGATGCGATGAGAAACAATTAAAATCGTTTTGCCATTATTTTCATGACAGATTTTCTTAATTTTAGCAACGGATCGTTGTTGGAGTTGTTGGAAGTTCTCGCCATTTCCATTTGGCTGATAGTCATGTGGGGCATGCCAGAACTGTTCCCAACTATGTGGATAGTTTTGCTGAATTTCTAGCTTACTTTGACCTTCCCAAGGTCCCATTTTAATTTCTTGTAGTTGAGAGGATTCGTTAATTGGGATTGCGAGTTTGGTAGTAATTAATTGTGCTGTTTGAATAGCTCGTAGACTGGTACTAACATAACAACAGTCGATTTTTTTTTCAGGTAAGAAATTAGATAAAGCCTGTGCTTGCTGAATCCCTAAATTGGTTAAAGCAGAGTTTAACTGTCCTTGCATGCGCTCTTCAAGATTCCAAAGGGTTTGCCCGTGTCGTACAAAATATAAGGTTGTTGTCATTTTTTAGCCTCGTTTCTAGTTAATATGCTACTCTTTTAATATACAAGGTTGGGTTCTCCCTGTATAATACAAGATACATTTAATTCATAACTTTTATCTATGAGAGGGGTTTCTGATGAATTTACATGGATTGCGACTTTTTTACGAAGTAGCCAAGCAGAAAAGTGTGACAAAAGCAGCAAAAAATTTAATGATTAGCCAACCGTCAGTTACGGCGCAAATTAAAAAATTTGAAAAAGAAGAGGGAATCACCTTGTTTATTCCTGATGGACGTGGCATTCAATTAACTGAAATTGCAACTGAATTGTACTGTGAAGCGGAGAAATTATTTGCGATTGAACAGCGAATTCAACAACTAATTGTGCAGTCCCGTAACCAAGAGGCAGGTCAACTGAAGATTGCTGGAAATTATTTGAGTATGAATTATATCTTACCTAAATGGTTAACTCTTTTTAAAGAAGCTTTTCCTAACGCAGAAGTTCAATTATCAACGTTAAATACTCAAGATGCAATTGAGTGTTTATCGCATTTTCAAGCAGATTTAGTGATTGTTGGTGGCGGTATTTTAGATTATCAACAGCAGTTTGTCGTAAAAAAAATTCAAAATGATGAGCTGTGGTTTGTTGTGGCTCCTAATCATCCAGCAGCCAATCGAACAATTGAATTAGAGCAGCTTTGTGCAGAAAAATTTGTTGGTCGTGAGTCAGGTAGCTATGTTCAAAACCAATTGGAGCTTCTTTTTCAACAAAGTCAATTACAGATGCCGGCTATAACGATTCGTTATAATGGTCTAAATGAAATGATTCATGGCATCAAAGAGGGTTATGGAATTGGGTATTGCTCAGCTTTAGTGAGTAGTGAATTAGTAGAAAAAGGTGAACTGGCTCGGATTTATGTATCGGATAGAATGAACGAAACAGGAAATTATTTGGGTTTTCGTAAAAATGAAGGAATGTCCTTGCTTATGAAGGGATTTATGGAGTTAGTGGTAACTTAAAAAACAAAATACGACTGAATTAGAATTAAACTTTGTATTTTAATAACACCTTTGATATACTTTTTTATAGGGGAGGTGAAAAATTTGAATATCATCGATGCATATAAAGCGTTTTGGTTGAATTATGTTAACTTTAACGGACGCGCAAGCCGTTCAGAATATTGGTGGCCGACAGCAATTAATATGATTATTTCTTCAATTTTTAATGCAATGTATTTTACGTCACTAATGGTTTATCTTAATGAAGCTACGGTAACAGGTAATACGTTATCTGCTACATTACCAACAATGCCGATTTTGGGTGTGATATTTGGTTTAGCAGTAGTTCTTCCATCATTGTCATTATTAATTAGACGTTTACACGATACGAATAAAAGTGGCTGGTTAGTGTTATTAGCATTTATTCCTTTTATTGGAGCAATTATTATTTTTGTCTTCACAGTATTAGCTGGAGATCAAGGGGACAATCCTTATGGAAGCAACCCACTTAAAGGTTAGGCAATATAAAAATGAGATAACTGCAGAAATATCTGCAATTGCCTCATTTTTTTTGTTTATTTTTTTAAGTTTAAAATATTTTTTACAGTGGCTTCCATTTCAGCAGCATCAATGACAGTATCATGTAGTACAGCTGCTGTGAATAGTTCTGTCACAGAGGGCGGAATTGGCAAGTTAGAAAATTCATGAAGTTGTTGAACTAACTTCGCTTCTTCACTTTCTAAGATGAACGTGTCAGTTGCGAAAGCATCCATAACATGTTGTGGGAACTTGTAAGGACTAGCGGTTGAAACAATCACAGTTGGTGTTGAATCCTGTGTCGCTTTTTGATATTTTTGATAAGCAGCAGCAGCAACTCCGGTGTGAGTATC is drawn from Carnobacterium gallinarum DSM 4847 and contains these coding sequences:
- a CDS encoding DUF1266 domain-containing protein — protein: MLLYIRLTRALKNSGAVTILGLILLFLGWTKDTYIKWNVEYTQYAIFGGGFLVLIGIYIFIRNFSGLLSTFENQQADFLFQHIAPEDKRKYLAVGALYSTHLYRTIECLDNFFLQKKENIDQGKKNIEEYWDIVDEQSAKKQLDWLLYRGHRNNYEVIDEVKFIFAQLQGQTAMTKELSILVKNIKKITYTCQKNNNEYIDETNIYKCSTISGWDYIRGVSVAKNCYNLGYLNEEEAWQYIISFGKNVKNEFSSWEELAISFLIGRYIWSEDCEQEEYVKKISDLFSFYDENEEDGFKENIWKKYSISEL
- a CDS encoding ParM/StbA family protein, whose translation is MKIVVIDPGKNEVKSFCFSDNGNLELVNSFPSKTREVIEERFLEEDSSLRQYRMELDGDYYMIGEGVDTTYNTELTKNTLHHKLCIYATIADYVTEPDEEILLVLGYPSTDFQNNFRREDYQNLIFGDKNGHIEFAQNGEPVSFQLMNVIVLPEGQAMLPRMTEVDDYYSLYVLDIGGQNVNFREFDNKGNAKTAFSIDVAGVNFLERALEAELRRAIENPNVNFRGIDYNKAILEGKITDIGAIEGFADSTSFITNVVQSFVKKEIMDELAVRGYNINARGQHIIFTGGGSLLLQPYIEDLLKGNKTNLIFSKSAKWDNCLSYTIKAFQDQFTSNEQFTSFIKPIYGELMKNNFSDFYKDVKQEESTENDGTMDFNRIL
- a CDS encoding LytTR family DNA-binding domain-containing protein — encoded protein: MKLLFKVNSKLPQHTIEINTHPAEQKNWPNIEDILKQSETKMVLINVKNNRKVQVNQSQIIAIESEGRMCNVSTETGETFLLASRLKQIEETNTSDAFLKINNHTIINKNFIKEFHSCGNAKIELILNNQTRYFVSRHYLKNFRRHLR
- a CDS encoding lysylphosphatidylglycerol synthase domain-containing protein translates to MKLKLHALFSWFKKYETWFKVIFIVLILTFVCYETRSILADLKISLLKKSLNSQSWQSILLMTITGILSLLPMIGSDFVIVQLVPGFFSKRYILISGWITNTFANIAGIGGLVSAPLRMYFYGKSTNKKETALAVSKIELFLISGFCLQCFLTCLFLFIPNEFPSLTKYWPLVLLGSLLFPSLYITTRWRAKNLFTNFSAKQQWILFGASSFGWWFSFGAFALIGHLLNTNVSLLKLFIIFVVGSAIGMFSLVPGGLGTFDLFVLYGLTSLGTGKEVVIVWLIFYRFFAYVLPFLTGLLLFLPDLIKIITNNLKKVI
- a CDS encoding histidine phosphatase family protein: MTTTLYFVRHGQTLWNLEERMQGQLNSALTNLGIQQAQALSNFLPEKKIDCCYVSTSLRAIQTAQLITTKLAIPINESSQLQEIKMGPWEGQSKLEIQQNYPHSWEQFWHAPHDYQPNGNGENFQQLQQRSVAKIKKICHENNGKTILIVSHRITIKVLLAHFLEQPLMDLWKNGDILPTSLSCVEISSDHTNNVTLYSDISHYQKNKAE
- a CDS encoding LysR family transcriptional regulator; this encodes MNLHGLRLFYEVAKQKSVTKAAKNLMISQPSVTAQIKKFEKEEGITLFIPDGRGIQLTEIATELYCEAEKLFAIEQRIQQLIVQSRNQEAGQLKIAGNYLSMNYILPKWLTLFKEAFPNAEVQLSTLNTQDAIECLSHFQADLVIVGGGILDYQQQFVVKKIQNDELWFVVAPNHPAANRTIELEQLCAEKFVGRESGSYVQNQLELLFQQSQLQMPAITIRYNGLNEMIHGIKEGYGIGYCSALVSSELVEKGELARIYVSDRMNETGNYLGFRKNEGMSLLMKGFMELVVT
- a CDS encoding DUF805 domain-containing protein, whose amino-acid sequence is MNIIDAYKAFWLNYVNFNGRASRSEYWWPTAINMIISSIFNAMYFTSLMVYLNEATVTGNTLSATLPTMPILGVIFGLAVVLPSLSLLIRRLHDTNKSGWLVLLAFIPFIGAIIIFVFTVLAGDQGDNPYGSNPLKG